A window of Sphingomonas adhaesiva contains these coding sequences:
- a CDS encoding DUF58 domain-containing protein, protein MTRGAAPPFETLFDPAFLDRVQALSLRIAAAQKGGRLADQRTAARGQGSDFADFKPYVAGDDLRAIDWNIYSRLGKAFVRVFEERQDLPVYLLLDVSRSMFVEHPPRIVPAMQVVVALAAIALRQHDAVSLLTIADDMTTVLKSVSGKGALVRVARTLADQAPAGRSALAGALTRLAAMRLRRGLVVVVSDFFDDDGVDGVTRALEALPHRVLLVQMTRAQDADPALLPDLSGELVIDDGEQAEGVAVSVTPELLDRYRAAYRAFADALADCAARIDATLIRVDADGDVVDQLAPVLAGGGVRL, encoded by the coding sequence GTGACGCGCGGCGCCGCTCCCCCGTTCGAGACGCTGTTCGACCCCGCGTTCCTCGACCGCGTCCAGGCCCTCAGCCTGCGCATCGCGGCCGCGCAGAAGGGCGGCCGCCTGGCCGACCAGCGCACGGCGGCGCGGGGGCAGGGGTCCGATTTCGCCGATTTCAAACCCTATGTCGCCGGCGACGACCTGCGCGCGATCGACTGGAACATCTATTCGCGACTGGGCAAGGCGTTCGTCCGCGTGTTCGAGGAGCGGCAGGACCTGCCGGTCTATCTGCTGCTGGACGTATCGCGCAGCATGTTCGTCGAGCACCCCCCGCGCATCGTGCCGGCGATGCAGGTCGTCGTGGCGCTGGCCGCGATCGCGCTCAGGCAGCATGACGCCGTCAGCCTGCTCACGATCGCCGACGACATGACGACCGTGCTGAAGAGCGTGTCGGGCAAGGGCGCGCTGGTGCGTGTCGCGCGGACGCTGGCCGACCAGGCGCCGGCGGGGCGCAGCGCGCTGGCCGGTGCGCTGACCCGGCTGGCCGCGATGCGGTTGCGCCGCGGTCTGGTCGTCGTCGTGTCCGACTTCTTCGACGACGACGGCGTGGACGGCGTCACCCGCGCGCTGGAGGCGCTGCCGCACCGGGTGCTACTGGTGCAGATGACGCGCGCCCAGGACGCCGATCCGGCGCTGCTGCCCGACCTGTCGGGCGAGCTCGTGATCGACGACGGCGAGCAGGCGGAGGGCGTCGCCGTTTCGGTGACGCCGGAGCTGCTCGACCGCTACCGCGCCGCCTATCGCGCGTTCGCCGACGCGCTGGCCGATTGTGCCGCGCGGATCGACGCGACGCTGATCCGGGTCGATGCCGACGGCGATGTCGTCGACCAGCTCGCCCCCGTACTGGCGGGCGGGGGCGTCAGGCTGTGA
- a CDS encoding vWA domain-containing protein, with translation MTLTFLYPQAGWLALLLPLLWWPRAARRRRRQLALRVAVFACLILAAMQPSVVRRAGGGVAVFVLDQRPVLGAEGQAAARRALERVRATVPGDARQVLVQLGGATVADGFAARQVVTDGSLTTALDAARDAIPIGTGGSVTLIGDARSTDRHWNDDIAALVGRGIPVNTIALSGATPRAFIGAVRVSSPRVGEAVQVEVTVEGDGGTHRLSVSGDGRTLATSAPFRADGATRVALAVPATRAGFLPLRVTLDGRGGIDTVAAIQDPLRLLYLGGRQAGAAPRLRALLGPGFAVDARAPADLATRIDPAWWPLVLLDDAPAAVFPATAQRRLTGAVARDGTGLVAAGGLSAFGPGGYAATPLGAALPVAPRGEEKQIRPSVALAIVIDSSGSMQGDRMELAKQVARQTVRKLTANDWVGVVEFYGARQWSVPIHHATDIPDVERAIGRMQAQGASVLFPALQEALYGLKDVDARYKHILVISDGGVVEDRYQQLIRHIAENRINVSTVAVGGQVDDEKSMADWARIGRGRFYSVPDEFSLVELDFRQPETRPEPGYRSAPAPVRAAESRWWDGLRMTALPPVSGYARTTARPEAETLLRTDAGDPLLSTWPVGAGRVTALTTEPLGAGTASWRDWPDYGRWLARVLSLTARARPDLAVTLDRRFDRLHISVQRLGRTTDGGAVPAITLVDGAGRPMRRIDAIEERAPGLFVADLTLPNAATARVEVRDGDRTARAADPAASDVRPQAAMPRAFALPLAQVSARSGGWHRDDASAAPGAIQAASGWRASDAWPWLALLALGLYLFELGYRRWPSRRSAGLP, from the coding sequence GTGACCCTGACCTTCCTCTATCCCCAGGCGGGCTGGCTGGCGTTGTTGCTGCCATTGCTGTGGTGGCCGCGCGCGGCGCGGCGGCGCCGGCGGCAGCTCGCGCTGCGCGTCGCAGTCTTCGCCTGCCTGATCCTCGCCGCGATGCAGCCGAGCGTCGTGCGGCGCGCGGGGGGCGGGGTCGCCGTCTTCGTGCTCGACCAGCGGCCGGTGCTCGGCGCGGAGGGACAGGCGGCGGCGCGCCGGGCGCTCGAGCGGGTACGCGCGACCGTGCCGGGCGATGCGCGGCAGGTGCTGGTGCAGCTGGGCGGCGCGACCGTGGCGGACGGCTTCGCGGCGCGGCAGGTCGTGACCGACGGCTCCCTCACGACCGCGCTCGATGCCGCGCGCGACGCGATCCCGATCGGCACCGGCGGCAGTGTGACGCTGATCGGCGATGCGCGGTCGACCGACCGGCATTGGAACGACGACATCGCGGCGCTGGTGGGTCGCGGCATTCCGGTCAACACGATCGCGCTGTCGGGCGCGACGCCGCGTGCCTTCATCGGCGCGGTGCGCGTGTCCAGTCCCCGCGTCGGCGAAGCCGTCCAGGTCGAGGTGACGGTCGAAGGGGACGGGGGCACGCACCGCCTCAGCGTGTCGGGCGACGGGCGGACGCTGGCGACCAGCGCCCCGTTCCGGGCCGATGGCGCGACCCGCGTCGCGCTCGCGGTTCCGGCGACGCGCGCCGGATTCCTGCCGCTACGCGTCACGCTCGACGGGCGCGGCGGCATCGACACGGTCGCGGCGATCCAGGATCCGCTGCGGCTGCTCTACCTCGGCGGGCGGCAGGCGGGTGCGGCACCGCGGTTGCGGGCGCTGCTCGGGCCGGGCTTCGCGGTCGACGCGCGCGCGCCGGCCGACCTCGCGACACGCATCGATCCGGCGTGGTGGCCGCTCGTGCTGCTCGACGATGCGCCGGCAGCCGTCTTTCCCGCCACGGCGCAGCGCCGCCTGACCGGCGCGGTGGCGCGTGACGGCACCGGGCTGGTGGCGGCGGGCGGATTGTCGGCGTTCGGGCCGGGCGGCTATGCCGCGACCCCGCTCGGCGCGGCGCTGCCGGTCGCCCCGCGCGGCGAGGAGAAGCAGATCCGCCCCAGTGTGGCGCTGGCGATCGTGATCGATTCCTCGGGATCGATGCAGGGCGACCGGATGGAGCTGGCCAAGCAGGTCGCGCGCCAGACCGTGCGCAAGCTGACCGCCAACGACTGGGTCGGCGTCGTCGAATTCTATGGCGCGCGGCAATGGTCGGTGCCGATCCATCACGCGACCGACATCCCCGATGTCGAACGCGCGATCGGCCGGATGCAGGCGCAGGGCGCGAGCGTGCTGTTCCCGGCGTTGCAGGAGGCGCTGTACGGACTGAAGGACGTCGATGCCCGCTACAAGCACATCCTCGTCATCTCCGACGGCGGGGTGGTCGAGGACCGCTATCAGCAATTGATCCGCCATATCGCCGAGAACCGCATCAACGTCTCCACCGTCGCGGTCGGCGGGCAGGTCGACGACGAGAAGAGCATGGCGGACTGGGCGCGGATCGGGCGCGGACGCTTCTATTCGGTGCCGGACGAATTCAGCCTGGTCGAGCTCGATTTCCGACAGCCCGAAACCAGGCCCGAGCCCGGCTATCGCAGCGCGCCCGCGCCGGTGCGGGCGGCGGAATCGCGCTGGTGGGACGGGCTGCGGATGACCGCGCTGCCGCCCGTATCGGGCTATGCGCGGACGACCGCGCGGCCCGAGGCGGAGACGCTGCTGCGCACCGATGCGGGCGATCCGCTGCTGTCGACATGGCCGGTCGGCGCGGGGCGGGTCACCGCGCTGACGACCGAACCGCTGGGCGCGGGAACGGCGTCCTGGCGCGACTGGCCGGACTATGGCCGCTGGCTGGCCCGGGTGCTGAGCCTGACCGCCCGCGCGCGTCCGGACCTGGCGGTCACGCTCGACCGCCGCTTCGATCGCCTGCACATCTCGGTGCAGCGGCTGGGGCGTACAACGGATGGCGGGGCGGTCCCCGCGATCACGCTGGTCGACGGTGCCGGACGGCCGATGCGCCGGATCGACGCGATCGAGGAGCGCGCGCCCGGCCTGTTCGTCGCGGACCTGACGCTGCCGAATGCGGCGACCGCGCGTGTCGAGGTCCGCGACGGGGACCGGACCGCGCGCGCCGCCGATCCGGCCGCGTCCGACGTCCGGCCGCAGGCGGCGATGCCGCGCGCGTTCGCGCTGCCGCTCGCGCAGGTGTCGGCACGCTCCGGCGGCTGGCACCGCGACGACGCATCCGCCGCACCGGGCGCGATCCAGGCAGCGAGCGGCTGGCGCGCGAGCGATGCATGGCCGTGGCTCGCGCTGCTGGCGCTCGGCCTCTATCTCTTCGAACTCGGCTATCGCCGCTGGCCGAGCCGTCGATCCGCAGGACTGCCATGA
- a CDS encoding sensor histidine kinase: MVRRIWNWRKSMFAQIALLTLLFLGWGLYSFVIRPIADMPIATQRSPEQATTDRLRSVLHAFVLAERETPGKPPALATDPLIRAIEARNPGFRYYVRADDRAFGNGDPVYFRQFGFDRLAQVHRTIADPAICSQASKLVPRDGHTDYADFYMCDRLSYFEYRGLERPVIVNEEQPLGAMGGWLAAFSGNFLLAAGGVFLIFALIFTLHVLSLRRVAKLAQSIDPQRLDAKLPEKGVANEILPLVRAVNHLIGQVDAAQRRATFFLSAAAHELRTPLTVLRTRLELMEEGAEKDKLIGDVRRLTRLVNQLLTLMSISNRRDITGFADLVLIGRKVTQDLSLLADRTGVTLRFDSAVPVFEIPGDAELIGSAIANLVDNAISFAPEGTSVDVGLSADGTITVRDHGPGLGSVDPDTLFEPFIRPVSNRRGYGLGLAIVSAIVRLHGGRVAAANAPDGGAVFTVTFSDQTINVSADATRLI; this comes from the coding sequence ATGGTGCGGCGCATCTGGAACTGGCGCAAGTCGATGTTCGCGCAGATCGCGCTGCTGACGCTCCTGTTCCTCGGCTGGGGGCTGTACAGCTTCGTCATCCGGCCGATCGCCGACATGCCGATCGCCACGCAGCGATCCCCCGAGCAGGCGACCACCGATCGCCTGCGCAGCGTGCTCCACGCCTTCGTGCTGGCGGAGCGCGAGACGCCGGGCAAGCCGCCCGCGCTCGCGACCGACCCGCTGATCCGCGCGATCGAGGCGCGCAATCCCGGCTTTCGCTATTACGTCCGTGCCGACGACCGGGCGTTCGGCAACGGCGATCCGGTCTATTTCCGCCAATTCGGCTTCGACCGGCTGGCACAGGTCCACCGCACCATCGCCGACCCCGCGATCTGCAGCCAGGCGAGCAAGCTGGTGCCCCGTGACGGGCACACCGACTATGCCGATTTCTACATGTGCGACCGGCTGAGCTATTTCGAATATCGCGGGCTGGAACGTCCGGTGATCGTCAACGAGGAACAGCCGCTGGGGGCGATGGGGGGATGGCTGGCGGCGTTCAGCGGCAATTTCCTGCTCGCGGCCGGCGGCGTCTTCCTGATCTTCGCGCTGATCTTCACGCTGCACGTCCTGTCGCTGCGCCGTGTCGCGAAGCTCGCCCAATCGATCGATCCGCAGCGGCTGGACGCAAAGCTGCCGGAAAAGGGGGTGGCGAACGAAATCCTGCCGCTGGTTCGGGCCGTCAACCATCTGATCGGTCAGGTCGACGCCGCACAGCGCCGCGCGACCTTCTTCCTGTCCGCCGCCGCGCACGAGCTGCGCACGCCGCTGACCGTGCTGCGCACCCGCCTGGAACTGATGGAGGAGGGCGCGGAGAAGGACAAGCTGATCGGTGACGTCCGCCGGCTGACGCGCCTCGTCAACCAGTTGCTGACGCTGATGAGCATCAGCAACCGGCGCGACATCACCGGGTTCGCCGACTTGGTCCTCATCGGCCGCAAGGTGACGCAGGATCTCTCGCTCCTCGCCGATCGCACCGGCGTGACGCTGCGCTTCGACAGCGCGGTTCCCGTCTTCGAGATACCGGGCGATGCCGAGCTGATCGGATCGGCGATCGCCAACCTCGTCGACAACGCCATTTCGTTCGCACCCGAGGGGACCAGCGTCGACGTCGGCTTGAGCGCCGACGGGACGATCACCGTGCGCGATCATGGTCCGGGGCTGGGCTCGGTCGATCCGGACACGCTGTTCGAACCCTTCATTCGGCCGGTGTCGAATCGCCGCGGCTACGGCCTGGGGCTTGCGATCGTCAGCGCGATCGTCCGGCTGCACGGCGGACGGGTCGCCGCGGCGAATGCTCCGGACGGAGGTGCGGTATTCACCGTAACGTTCTCCGATCAAACAATAAATGTCTCAGCCGACGCGACCCGTTTGATATAG